The following proteins are encoded in a genomic region of Candidatus Babeliales bacterium:
- a CDS encoding aminotransferase class V-fold PLP-dependent enzyme, which yields MSNNFKKLRADFPILSQKINGYPLVPCDNASTTHKPQSVIDAVVQFYTTTNANIYRGIHLFAEQATQLYENARKKVADFIGAHASEIVFTRGCTAGINFVVATWGDMHIKAGDEIVMTELEHHANLLPWQRLAQKKGAVLKFIPIFPDGSLDLSQLDSIITNKTKMVSVIHVSNAVGTHVDIATIIARAQAVGACVLIDAAQSVPHQKIDVHQLGCDFLVFSGHKILGPTGIGVLYIKKELHAELPPYEVG from the coding sequence ATGAGTAATAATTTTAAAAAATTACGAGCTGATTTTCCTATTTTATCACAAAAAATTAATGGATATCCTTTAGTTCCTTGTGATAATGCCTCAACCACGCATAAACCCCAATCAGTTATTGATGCTGTTGTGCAATTTTATACAACCACAAATGCCAATATTTATCGTGGTATTCATCTTTTTGCAGAGCAAGCTACGCAATTGTATGAAAATGCACGTAAAAAAGTCGCAGATTTTATTGGTGCACATGCATCAGAAATTGTTTTTACTCGCGGATGTACTGCGGGCATTAACTTTGTCGTTGCAACATGGGGAGATATGCATATAAAAGCAGGTGATGAAATTGTTATGACAGAACTTGAACATCACGCAAATTTATTGCCATGGCAACGTCTCGCACAAAAAAAAGGTGCAGTACTCAAATTTATTCCTATTTTTCCTGATGGATCGCTTGATCTTTCGCAGTTAGATTCCATTATCACGAACAAAACAAAGATGGTTTCTGTGATTCATGTATCTAATGCTGTCGGCACACATGTTGATATTGCAACTATCATCGCACGTGCACAAGCGGTTGGCGCATGCGTACTTATTGATGCTGCACAATCGGTACCACATCAAAAAATTGATGTGCATCAGTTGGGTTGTGATTTTCTAGTTTTTTCAGGACACAAGATATTAGGACCAACGGGAATTGGTGTTTTATATATTAAAAAAGAGTTACATGCTGAACTTCCGCCATATGAAGTTGGTG
- a CDS encoding SufD family Fe-S cluster assembly protein codes for MVCEYIVGENQHKKYVFLIDEGSAMRDKHIRFCVERNAALVVEILVVHADVHVNIDCILQGEGADARIVGAYIGSASHRIQITSFQHHQVPHTSSVLVMRGALYGSAQAQYHGTIRVDKKACGTNASQENKNMLLSNNARALSVPNLEVLTNDVKCFHASAIGRFDDEQLFYAASRGIDEKTAQQLLLNAFFADLFVSDELREKLSEIIG; via the coding sequence CAAAAAATATGTTTTTTTGATTGATGAAGGCAGCGCTATGCGTGATAAGCACATTCGCTTTTGTGTGGAACGTAATGCAGCACTTGTTGTTGAAATTCTTGTTGTACACGCTGATGTTCATGTGAATATTGATTGCATATTGCAAGGAGAAGGTGCAGATGCGCGTATTGTTGGCGCATATATTGGGAGCGCTTCGCATAGAATACAAATCACAAGCTTTCAACATCATCAAGTTCCCCATACATCAAGTGTATTGGTAATGAGGGGAGCGTTGTATGGTAGTGCGCAGGCACAGTACCATGGAACAATCCGTGTCGATAAAAAAGCGTGTGGGACTAATGCATCACAAGAAAATAAAAATATGTTATTGAGTAATAATGCTCGTGCATTATCAGTGCCAAACTTAGAAGTTTTAACCAATGATGTTAAATGTTTCCACGCAAGCGCAATTGGTAGGTTTGATGATGAACAGTTGTTTTATGCTGCGTCACGTGGTATTGATGAAAAAACAGCGCAGCAACTTTTGTTGAATGCTTTTTTTGCGGATTTGTTTGTGAGTGATGAGTTGAGAGAGAAACTTTCAGAGATAATTGGGTGA